One genomic window of Hyperolius riggenbachi isolate aHypRig1 chromosome 7, aHypRig1.pri, whole genome shotgun sequence includes the following:
- the LOC137525269 gene encoding 7-methylguanosine phosphate-specific 5'-nucleotidase A-like, translating to MRDPQRVQELIVALQNGGDRKLQVISDFDMTLSRFQYNGERSPTCYNIIDNSKMVTEECRKKFKCIRTPGTQICSDSTALNVTEENEHIFSH from the exons ATGAGAGACCCACAGCGTGTGCAGGAACTAATCGTGGCGCTACAGAATGGAGGAGATCGGAAATTACAG GTCATTTCTGACTTTGACATGACACTGAGCCGCTTCCAGTACAATGGTGAAAGGAGTCCCACCTGCTATA ATATTATTGACAACAGCAAGATGGTTACTGAGGAGTGCAGGAAGAAG tttaaatgtattaggactccaggtacccaaatctgctccgactccacagccctgaacgtTACTGAAGAAAATGAGCACATTTTCAGTCACTGA